A section of the Arabiibacter massiliensis genome encodes:
- the alr gene encoding alanine racemase — MTAQELPNGFTGFSQRKPNGFVPASSAIGMPRYVGAQPPAAGRSAYEAASAAFGNGAEGAFQYARDHARPDGEPAQFDPDKLRLIPATDRRWAWTEIDLNAIRHNVSAVKQRIDNGVRLMAVVKADGYGHGAARCAKTALNSGADYLGVATVDEAIELREALVNAPILILSQPPETAIPLLLAYKVMPSVYTAEFAIQYAEAADAFGVRAPYHLAVNTGMNRIGVRHDEVVEFMGQVSFHRALDLVGVFTHFATADSAETLDFQIQAKRFIEAITALRAAGVNPGIVHASNSAAAIRYPDVQFDMVRLGIGMYGLHPSGVTRPMIDLRPVMSVHARITDVRTVPMSEGVSYGMNYRSPGSVKICTIPVGYADGLRRGLSGRTDVILKGQRCRQVGNICMDQCMFEVDLRVYGTRRRLDPQIGDEVLLVGREGDSVITLDDMANTLGTINYELACGFSLRMPRVYV; from the coding sequence ATGACGGCACAAGAGCTTCCCAACGGATTCACCGGCTTCTCGCAGCGCAAGCCCAACGGCTTCGTGCCCGCGAGCTCGGCCATCGGCATGCCGCGCTACGTGGGCGCGCAGCCGCCCGCGGCCGGCAGGAGCGCGTACGAAGCGGCTTCAGCCGCGTTCGGCAACGGCGCGGAGGGCGCGTTCCAGTACGCGCGCGACCACGCGCGACCCGACGGAGAGCCGGCCCAGTTCGACCCCGACAAGCTGCGGCTCATCCCCGCAACCGACCGCCGCTGGGCGTGGACGGAGATCGACCTCAACGCCATCCGCCACAACGTGAGCGCCGTCAAGCAGCGCATCGACAACGGCGTGCGCCTCATGGCCGTGGTAAAGGCCGACGGCTACGGCCACGGTGCCGCGCGCTGCGCCAAGACCGCGCTGAACTCCGGCGCCGACTACCTGGGCGTGGCCACGGTGGACGAGGCCATCGAGCTGCGCGAAGCGCTGGTGAACGCCCCCATCCTCATCCTGTCGCAGCCGCCGGAGACGGCCATCCCGCTGCTTCTGGCCTACAAGGTGATGCCGAGCGTGTACACGGCCGAGTTCGCCATCCAGTACGCCGAGGCCGCCGACGCGTTCGGCGTGCGCGCGCCGTACCACCTGGCCGTGAACACCGGCATGAACCGCATCGGCGTGCGCCACGACGAGGTGGTGGAGTTCATGGGGCAGGTGAGCTTCCATCGGGCGCTCGACCTCGTGGGCGTGTTCACGCACTTCGCCACGGCCGACTCGGCCGAGACGCTCGACTTCCAGATCCAGGCGAAGCGCTTCATCGAGGCTATCACGGCGCTGCGCGCGGCGGGCGTGAACCCGGGCATCGTGCACGCGTCCAACTCGGCTGCGGCCATCCGCTACCCCGACGTGCAGTTCGACATGGTGCGCCTCGGCATCGGCATGTACGGCCTGCACCCCTCCGGCGTCACGCGGCCGATGATCGACCTGCGCCCCGTCATGAGCGTGCACGCGCGCATCACCGACGTGCGCACCGTGCCCATGAGCGAGGGCGTGAGCTACGGCATGAACTACCGCAGCCCGGGCAGTGTGAAGATCTGCACCATCCCCGTGGGGTACGCCGACGGGCTGCGCCGGGGGCTGTCGGGCCGCACCGACGTCATCTTGAAGGGCCAGCGCTGCCGCCAGGTGGGCAACATCTGCATGGACCAGTGCATGTTCGAGGTGGACCTGCGCGTGTACGGCACGCGCCGCCGCCTCGATCCGCAGATAGGCGACGAGGTGCTG